A genomic segment from Thermus sp. LT1-2-5 encodes:
- a CDS encoding DUF2249 domain-containing protein, whose product MVRPEMKVAEVLRRWPELLEVFLEASPAFHKLKNPLLRRTMPSLVTVAQAARIGGLAPEELVARLNRALGVEARPSMPLAEESLLGTPPPAWLSAPVGFHLDVRPILEGGGEPFPNIMAAVKEVGPGERLVLEVLFEPVPLYKVLAKQGFLAWCEQLGERHYRAHFYRQGGGEKAGLQGAGLAEADWEAYQAEVFIEENLEPPLPMVRVLEALAALKPGEKLLVHHVRRPVHLLARLEEEGHAYALEDLGPGRVKLLIRKGG is encoded by the coding sequence ATGGTCCGGCCGGAGATGAAGGTGGCGGAGGTCCTGAGGCGCTGGCCCGAGCTCCTGGAGGTCTTCTTGGAGGCGAGCCCCGCCTTCCACAAGCTCAAAAACCCCCTTCTCCGCCGGACCATGCCTAGCCTGGTCACCGTGGCCCAGGCGGCGAGGATCGGGGGGCTTGCGCCGGAGGAGCTTGTGGCTAGGCTCAACCGCGCCTTGGGGGTAGAGGCCAGACCTTCTATGCCCTTGGCGGAGGAAAGCCTGCTGGGTACCCCACCCCCCGCTTGGCTTTCCGCCCCCGTGGGTTTCCACCTGGACGTGCGGCCCATCCTGGAAGGAGGAGGCGAACCCTTCCCAAACATCATGGCTGCCGTCAAGGAAGTGGGGCCGGGGGAGAGGCTTGTGCTGGAGGTCCTTTTTGAGCCCGTGCCCCTTTACAAGGTTTTGGCCAAGCAGGGATTTTTGGCCTGGTGCGAACAGCTGGGGGAGCGGCACTACCGGGCCCACTTCTACCGCCAGGGTGGGGGCGAGAAGGCGGGCCTACAGGGGGCGGGCTTGGCCGAGGCGGACTGGGAAGCCTACCAGGCGGAAGTCTTCATTGAGGAGAACCTGGAACCGCCCCTGCCCATGGTGCGGGTCCTCGAGGCCCTGGCAGCGCTGAAGCCGGGGGAGAAGCTCTTGGTCCACCACGTGCGCCGACCCGTTCACCTCTTGGCCCGTCTAGAGGAGGAGGGACACGCCTACGCCCTCGAGGACTTGGGCCCAGGGCGGGTGAAGCTCCTCATCCGTAAGGGGGGGTAA
- a CDS encoding HD domain-containing phosphohydrolase gives MRLSDPWKLVLAYFLLSLAWILGSDRLLLSFTPSPQALTFWQSVKGVVFVLLSGGLIVFLTRTFERKWQRTAQSWEASERRFRALLENSRELIYLLDQEGHIRYVSPNVKQVLHYNPQGHTRHDRRVLDFVHPEDRPYAEAALEDLLRHPGEMREYRLRLLDGRGRTRVVRVWGKNLLHEPAVQGIVLNVIDETEIEEERSRLKNVLEALPGVVYQARVTEDQDPAYAPLFYASPQSETLLGYPAESLLQDPAFFFQKVHPEDRAGLEETIRRAVKEAGKAQVYTYRFLHGQKKTWVWLRDTLAFDPETCLLTGYTYDVSQEVEQEARFRILAETAPALILLWQLEAPENPESARLTFANPMVTQLTGYTLDELQKKPIWEFVHPADKAMVQKRGLARLRGENPPGRYTFRILTKEGKARWLDYSAARVEVMGKPAILGVGLDITEAKEKELVLEAFARVSLALRQSEDLKEMMEHALDAALSVLEAPVGSILLYDQETGRLEEAASRGWLKDIPTPPTLAEEGMVARAFRGEVVLSPDLKHDPRVRPGAKPLVPEGWSGVVVPILAGTEPIGALTLAWPHPRIPTPSEVERAQLIAEAMGNAVRRASLRRKLARRVEHLEALRAIDQAITSSLDLGPTLEIFLNQVMRLPLDASACFLFHPRERALELRELRGFLTPKRLWPKRVLLGQGHVGKAALLGEVVHVLDLGQDPGAIPELMQKEGFVAERVYPLFAKGKLLGALAVFTRRPWNLSPEEEEFLEALVGQGAVALDNALTFQELQKSQRELEAAYELTLLGWAKAVELRDQETAGHTERVTELTLRLARALDVPEEDLDHIRRGAILHDVGKIAIPDAILLKPGPLTEEEWRVMRMHPVYAYEWLSGIPFLKKALEIPYAHHERWDGSGYPRGLKGLEIPLSARIFAVVDVYDALTSDRPYRKAWPREKALAYLKEEAGRQFDPEVVAAFLRLLEEPPPDLP, from the coding sequence GTGCGGCTTAGCGATCCGTGGAAGCTCGTCTTGGCCTATTTCCTTCTCTCCTTGGCCTGGATTCTGGGAAGCGATCGGCTTCTCCTTAGCTTCACCCCCTCACCCCAGGCCCTCACCTTCTGGCAAAGCGTCAAGGGAGTGGTTTTCGTCCTCTTATCCGGCGGGCTCATCGTCTTTTTGACCCGGACCTTTGAGCGCAAATGGCAAAGAACCGCCCAATCCTGGGAAGCCTCGGAGCGGCGCTTCCGTGCCCTGCTGGAAAACAGCCGCGAGCTCATCTACCTCCTGGATCAGGAAGGCCACATCCGCTACGTCTCCCCCAACGTGAAACAGGTTCTCCACTACAACCCCCAGGGCCACACCCGCCATGACCGACGGGTCTTGGACTTCGTTCACCCCGAAGACCGCCCCTACGCTGAGGCGGCCCTGGAAGACCTCCTCCGCCACCCTGGGGAGATGCGGGAGTATCGCCTGCGCCTCCTGGACGGCCGGGGAAGGACGCGGGTGGTGCGGGTCTGGGGGAAAAACCTCTTGCACGAGCCCGCCGTCCAAGGCATCGTCCTGAACGTTATAGATGAAACCGAAATAGAAGAGGAACGAAGCCGGCTCAAAAACGTTTTGGAAGCCCTACCAGGTGTGGTCTACCAAGCCCGGGTAACCGAAGATCAGGACCCCGCCTACGCTCCCCTTTTCTACGCCAGCCCCCAGTCGGAAACCCTTTTAGGCTATCCAGCAGAAAGCCTCCTGCAGGACCCCGCTTTCTTCTTCCAAAAGGTTCACCCCGAAGATCGGGCCGGGCTAGAAGAAACGATCCGGCGCGCGGTGAAAGAGGCGGGAAAAGCTCAGGTCTACACCTACCGCTTTCTCCACGGCCAAAAGAAGACCTGGGTCTGGCTTCGGGATACCTTGGCCTTTGACCCCGAAACCTGTCTCCTCACTGGCTACACTTACGATGTGAGCCAGGAAGTGGAGCAGGAAGCGCGCTTCCGCATCCTGGCGGAAACCGCCCCCGCCCTCATCCTCCTCTGGCAGCTGGAAGCGCCGGAAAACCCTGAGTCGGCTCGGCTCACTTTTGCCAACCCTATGGTCACCCAGCTTACCGGGTATACACTAGATGAGCTACAGAAAAAACCCATCTGGGAATTTGTTCACCCCGCTGACAAGGCAATGGTTCAAAAAAGAGGCCTAGCCCGTCTGCGGGGGGAAAACCCGCCTGGCCGCTACACCTTCCGCATTCTCACCAAAGAGGGAAAGGCGCGCTGGCTGGACTACTCCGCTGCCCGGGTGGAGGTGATGGGCAAACCCGCCATCCTGGGGGTGGGGTTGGACATCACCGAGGCGAAGGAGAAGGAGCTGGTCTTGGAGGCCTTCGCCCGGGTGAGCCTAGCCCTAAGGCAAAGCGAGGACCTGAAGGAAATGATGGAACACGCCCTGGACGCCGCTCTGAGTGTTTTGGAGGCACCTGTGGGAAGCATCCTCCTCTACGACCAAGAAACGGGGCGGCTGGAGGAAGCGGCAAGCCGCGGCTGGCTCAAGGACATTCCCACCCCCCCTACGCTAGCCGAGGAAGGCATGGTGGCCCGGGCCTTCCGGGGGGAAGTGGTGCTGAGCCCAGACCTCAAGCACGACCCCCGGGTGCGCCCCGGGGCTAAACCCTTGGTGCCCGAGGGCTGGAGTGGGGTGGTGGTGCCCATTTTGGCCGGCACAGAGCCCATTGGGGCCCTGACCCTGGCCTGGCCCCATCCCCGCATCCCTACCCCGTCGGAGGTGGAACGAGCCCAACTCATCGCCGAGGCCATGGGCAACGCCGTGCGCCGGGCCAGCCTGCGGCGGAAGCTCGCCCGGCGGGTGGAACACCTGGAAGCCCTGCGGGCCATAGACCAAGCCATCACCAGCTCCCTAGACCTCGGCCCCACCTTGGAGATTTTCCTCAACCAGGTTATGCGTCTTCCCCTAGACGCCAGCGCCTGCTTCCTCTTCCACCCCCGGGAACGGGCGCTAGAACTTCGGGAACTCCGGGGCTTCCTCACCCCCAAGCGGCTTTGGCCTAAACGCGTCCTCCTAGGCCAAGGCCATGTGGGCAAGGCCGCCCTCCTCGGCGAGGTGGTCCACGTGCTCGACCTCGGCCAAGACCCTGGGGCCATTCCCGAGCTCATGCAAAAGGAAGGCTTCGTGGCGGAACGGGTCTACCCCCTTTTCGCCAAGGGCAAGCTTTTGGGGGCCCTCGCCGTCTTCACCCGCAGGCCCTGGAACCTTTCCCCGGAGGAGGAGGAGTTCCTCGAGGCCCTGGTGGGGCAAGGGGCTGTGGCCTTAGACAACGCCCTCACCTTCCAAGAGCTCCAGAAAAGCCAGCGGGAGCTGGAAGCCGCTTACGAGCTCACCCTCTTGGGTTGGGCCAAGGCGGTGGAACTCCGCGACCAGGAAACCGCCGGGCACACGGAGCGGGTCACCGAGCTTACCCTGCGCCTAGCCCGGGCCCTCGACGTGCCCGAGGAGGACCTGGACCACATCCGGCGCGGGGCCATCCTGCACGATGTGGGCAAGATCGCCATCCCCGACGCCATCCTCCTGAAGCCGGGCCCCTTAACGGAGGAAGAGTGGCGGGTGATGCGGATGCACCCGGTCTACGCCTACGAGTGGCTTTCCGGCATCCCCTTCCTGAAGAAAGCCCTGGAAATCCCCTACGCCCACCACGAGCGCTGGGATGGCTCGGGGTACCCTAGGGGGCTCAAGGGGCTGGAAATCCCCCTCTCCGCCCGCATCTTCGCCGTGGTGGACGTCTACGACGCCCTCACCTCCGACCGCCCCTACCGCAAGGCCTGGCCCCGGGAGAAGGCTCTGGCCTACCTTAAAGAGGAAGCGGGCAGGCAGTTTGACCCCGAGGTGGTGGCGGCCTTCCTAAGGCTCCTGGAGGAGCCCCCACCCGACCTTCCCTAG
- a CDS encoding EAL domain-containing protein: MDPAPGTHLPQALLPLLRQGLTGLPQALKGVAQALKAHRAYLFRLEERQGAWHASQLAEWAGEGVSPQIQNPALQNLPMEEAGYGRWLSHFLQNQAVAGPVASFPLEEQPLLLAQEIQSLLVVPIFVEGRLWGFLGVDDCLRKRRFSQGEEALLRLLAEALAQTLELWERARWLGFLVEASPFYLARLSPEGRLLHANHALRQAFPHGVSLPLTKALAEPGSPKTHFTREGRAVAWTLVAVPGPGGVALEVLALGVDVTEREEAEARERRWNAFRKNLLRIYETLMAEGLSDSIFGLILDAALDTIPSAQAGSVTVLMEDGCYHFVAARGYHLEALRQVCLRPEEPLSLTSHHAALVFTWRDLARFNARLDPKRRQVMEEAGRVREIKAILSVPVFLAGERKAFLYLDNFEREDAFTPLDLELAQAFASQLGLLLRRMELEGRLHYLAYHDPLTGLPNRLFFLDKLAQALKEDPHGLALLYLDLDGLKLVNDLDGHAAGDEVLRAVAARLRAALRPRDLVARQGGDEFLVLLTHLKGPEEAVAVAERLLEVVRLPIPVGERVYHLTTSVGLALGTPGLSPGELLQRADLALYQAKGEGKDRLAFFEANLQQALRRERELVEALRRDLEGGKGLGLAYQPIVDLATGRPVAMEALLRWHLAPPGEFIPLAERHRLMGALGRFVLRRACEEQARHGLPVHVNVSPQELLDPGYPTQVAQVLEDTGCPPQALVLEVTESTLIPDERGRDATQSLKVLRAHGVRVFLDDFGSGHSSLERLSTLPVDGLKLGQAFTQALGSPPDPQSPAARVVGAVLALAQALGLEAIAEGVEDEATLAYLKALGFRLGQGYLLGRPLPLY, encoded by the coding sequence ATGGACCCAGCACCGGGCACCCACCTGCCCCAGGCGCTTTTGCCCCTTTTGCGCCAAGGGTTAACGGGGCTTCCCCAAGCCCTGAAGGGCGTGGCCCAGGCGCTTAAGGCCCACCGGGCCTACCTGTTCCGCTTAGAAGAGCGTCAAGGTGCCTGGCATGCAAGCCAGCTCGCCGAGTGGGCCGGGGAGGGGGTGAGCCCCCAGATCCAAAACCCCGCCCTCCAGAACCTACCCATGGAAGAGGCGGGGTACGGGCGCTGGCTTAGCCACTTCCTGCAAAACCAGGCGGTGGCGGGCCCCGTGGCCAGTTTCCCCCTGGAGGAACAACCCCTCCTCCTGGCCCAGGAGATCCAAAGCCTCCTGGTGGTCCCCATCTTCGTGGAGGGAAGGCTTTGGGGCTTTTTGGGCGTGGACGATTGCCTGCGGAAAAGGCGCTTTTCCCAAGGGGAAGAAGCCCTCCTCCGCCTCCTCGCCGAAGCCCTGGCGCAGACTCTGGAGCTGTGGGAGCGGGCCCGCTGGCTCGGCTTTTTGGTGGAGGCCTCCCCCTTTTACCTAGCCCGGCTTTCCCCGGAAGGCAGGCTTCTCCACGCCAATCACGCCCTAAGGCAGGCCTTTCCCCATGGGGTTTCGCTCCCGCTGACAAAGGCCTTGGCCGAGCCTGGGTCCCCCAAGACCCACTTCACGCGGGAAGGACGGGCCGTGGCCTGGACCCTGGTGGCGGTACCGGGACCGGGGGGCGTGGCCCTCGAGGTCCTGGCCCTAGGCGTGGACGTGACGGAACGGGAAGAGGCCGAAGCCCGGGAGCGGCGCTGGAACGCCTTCCGCAAAAACCTCCTCCGCATCTACGAAACCCTTATGGCCGAGGGGTTATCCGACTCCATTTTCGGCCTCATCCTGGACGCCGCCTTGGACACCATCCCCAGCGCCCAGGCGGGAAGCGTCACCGTGCTCATGGAGGATGGCTGCTACCACTTCGTGGCGGCCAGGGGCTACCACCTAGAGGCCCTGCGCCAGGTCTGCTTGCGGCCGGAAGAACCCCTTTCCCTCACCAGCCACCACGCCGCCCTGGTCTTCACCTGGCGAGACCTCGCCCGCTTCAACGCCCGCTTGGACCCCAAAAGGCGGCAAGTCATGGAGGAAGCAGGCCGGGTTCGGGAGATCAAGGCCATCCTCTCCGTGCCCGTCTTCTTGGCCGGGGAGCGGAAAGCTTTCTTGTACTTGGACAACTTCGAGCGGGAAGACGCCTTTACCCCCCTAGACCTGGAGCTGGCCCAGGCCTTCGCCAGCCAGCTTGGCCTCCTCCTCAGGCGGATGGAGCTCGAGGGGCGGTTGCACTACCTGGCTTACCACGACCCCCTCACGGGCCTCCCCAACCGCCTCTTCTTCCTGGACAAACTGGCCCAAGCCCTCAAGGAAGACCCCCACGGCCTGGCCCTCCTCTACCTGGACCTGGACGGGCTCAAGCTGGTGAACGACCTGGATGGCCACGCCGCCGGGGACGAGGTTCTGCGGGCGGTGGCCGCCCGCTTGAGGGCTGCCCTGCGCCCCCGCGACCTGGTGGCCCGGCAGGGCGGCGACGAGTTCTTGGTCCTCCTCACCCACCTCAAGGGCCCCGAGGAGGCGGTGGCCGTAGCAGAAAGACTTCTTGAGGTGGTGCGCCTGCCCATCCCCGTGGGGGAACGGGTCTACCACCTCACCACTTCCGTGGGCCTGGCCCTGGGCACCCCAGGGCTTTCCCCAGGCGAGCTCTTGCAACGCGCGGACCTGGCCCTTTACCAAGCCAAGGGGGAAGGGAAAGACCGCCTGGCCTTCTTTGAAGCCAACCTGCAACAGGCCCTAAGGCGGGAAAGGGAATTGGTGGAGGCCCTAAGGCGGGACCTGGAAGGGGGAAAGGGGCTTGGGCTCGCCTACCAGCCCATCGTGGACTTGGCAACGGGTAGGCCCGTGGCCATGGAAGCTCTGCTGCGCTGGCACCTCGCCCCTCCAGGCGAGTTCATCCCCCTCGCCGAGCGCCACCGCCTCATGGGAGCCTTGGGCCGCTTCGTGCTCAGGCGGGCCTGTGAGGAGCAGGCGAGGCACGGCCTGCCCGTGCACGTGAACGTGAGCCCGCAGGAGCTTCTAGACCCGGGGTATCCCACCCAGGTGGCGCAGGTCCTCGAGGACACCGGCTGCCCCCCGCAAGCCCTGGTCCTGGAGGTCACGGAGTCCACCCTCATCCCCGACGAGCGGGGCCGGGACGCCACACAAAGCCTTAAAGTGCTTCGGGCTCATGGGGTCAGGGTCTTTTTGGACGACTTCGGCAGCGGCCACTCCAGCCTGGAGCGCCTCTCCACCCTGCCCGTGGATGGGCTCAAGCTGGGCCAGGCCTTCACCCAGGCCCTAGGCAGCCCCCCAGACCCGCAAAGCCCCGCCGCCCGGGTGGTGGGGGCCGTCTTGGCCCTGGCCCAGGCCCTGGGCCTCGAGGCCATCGCCGAGGGGGTGGAGGACGAAGCCACCCTAGCCTACCTAAAAGCCTTGGGCTTCCGTTTGGGCCAGGGGTATCTATTGGGAAGGCCTTTACCTTTATACTAG
- a CDS encoding GAF domain-containing protein → MRPLARLRLTAEGLAEVLEADPSLGLEGQGACAGLVQGQDPFGRPLCARCPVQRELKRGAYRASTPLLLKGKRLRCQGYRENGGYLVELYPERAEPPDLLLELSRLTQHLLRHPEAFPDALESFLGVLRQGLGMDAAELFLADPEGHHLILTAYEGLHREAFLEKPWFHLGEGYPGIVALRREPLFTHTLQQDPRYLRQKVKQLGYQTYICYPLELPHGLIGVLNLAARNPEPDHQEALEALSRIAPLFASTLYTLLTRLGEVGLLALGERLYRGEVSEARHTFLQALKRLAQATGVRLVTPGGERMELGLVPPCAMQDCPAWRGKVVGLKNGLPHCPEAEGRPRICLPLWAKGQVVAVGTLFHARPPKPPTGPAAPALWFSRLAIPLLFPQTEAQELDLEVYALGGFRLRFRGKELSPKDFGRSGAYRLLKFFLANKDRALYADDLAETFFPELEPERARQEVYALVYHLRKALPGIVEREGEYYRLRLPERRFLDFERFEELMRRADLEEGLSAFKTLRQALELYKGPLFGDDPYGEWAEAERTYLQERALSGLLRLGDLAEALGYREVAKEAYARALKLEPFLQEAKRRLEALKG, encoded by the coding sequence ATGCGGCCCTTAGCCCGGCTCAGGCTCACCGCCGAAGGGTTGGCGGAAGTGCTGGAGGCGGATCCCTCCTTGGGCCTGGAAGGTCAAGGCGCCTGCGCTGGGCTGGTGCAGGGGCAAGATCCCTTCGGCCGCCCCTTGTGCGCCCGCTGCCCGGTGCAGCGGGAGCTGAAGCGGGGCGCTTACCGAGCCAGCACTCCCCTGCTCCTCAAAGGGAAGCGGCTTCGCTGCCAGGGCTACCGGGAAAACGGCGGGTACCTGGTGGAGCTCTACCCCGAGCGGGCTGAGCCCCCAGACCTGCTTCTGGAACTTTCCCGGCTCACCCAGCACCTCCTGCGCCACCCGGAAGCTTTCCCCGACGCCTTGGAAAGCTTCCTGGGTGTCTTGCGCCAGGGGCTGGGCATGGACGCCGCCGAACTCTTCCTCGCCGACCCCGAGGGGCACCACCTAATCCTCACCGCCTACGAAGGGCTTCACCGGGAAGCGTTTTTGGAGAAGCCCTGGTTTCACCTGGGCGAGGGGTACCCGGGCATCGTGGCCCTCCGTCGGGAGCCCCTCTTCACCCACACCCTGCAACAAGACCCCCGGTACCTGCGGCAAAAGGTGAAGCAGCTGGGCTACCAGACCTACATCTGCTACCCCCTGGAGCTTCCCCACGGCCTCATCGGCGTGCTCAACCTGGCGGCGCGGAACCCGGAACCGGACCACCAGGAGGCCCTCGAGGCCCTTTCCCGCATCGCCCCCCTTTTCGCCAGCACCCTCTACACCCTCCTCACCCGCCTAGGGGAGGTGGGGCTTTTGGCCCTAGGGGAACGCCTTTACCGCGGGGAGGTTTCCGAGGCTCGGCACACCTTCCTCCAGGCCCTCAAACGCCTGGCCCAGGCCACCGGGGTAAGGCTGGTGACCCCCGGCGGGGAGCGGATGGAGCTGGGGCTTGTTCCCCCGTGCGCCATGCAGGACTGCCCCGCCTGGCGGGGAAAGGTGGTGGGTCTGAAAAATGGCCTTCCCCACTGCCCCGAAGCGGAAGGAAGGCCCAGGATCTGCCTGCCCCTTTGGGCCAAGGGGCAGGTGGTGGCCGTGGGCACCTTGTTCCACGCCCGTCCGCCCAAACCCCCCACCGGTCCCGCCGCCCCCGCCCTATGGTTCTCCCGGCTCGCCATCCCCCTCCTCTTTCCCCAAACCGAGGCGCAGGAGCTGGACCTCGAGGTCTACGCCCTGGGAGGCTTCCGCCTCCGCTTCCGGGGCAAGGAGCTCTCCCCCAAGGACTTTGGCCGCAGCGGGGCTTACCGCCTCTTAAAGTTCTTCTTGGCCAACAAGGACCGGGCCCTCTATGCGGACGACCTAGCCGAGACCTTCTTCCCCGAGTTGGAACCCGAGCGGGCCCGGCAAGAGGTTTACGCCCTTGTGTACCACCTGCGCAAGGCCCTGCCCGGCATCGTGGAGCGGGAAGGGGAGTACTACCGCCTGCGCCTCCCGGAGCGGCGCTTCCTGGACTTTGAGCGCTTTGAGGAGCTCATGCGCAGAGCAGACCTAGAGGAGGGGCTTTCCGCCTTCAAAACCCTTCGCCAGGCCCTGGAGCTTTACAAAGGCCCCCTCTTCGGCGACGACCCCTACGGGGAGTGGGCGGAGGCGGAACGGACCTACCTCCAGGAAAGGGCCCTTTCCGGCCTGCTACGCCTGGGGGATCTGGCCGAGGCCTTAGGCTACAGGGAAGTGGCCAAGGAGGCGTACGCCCGCGCTTTAAAGCTGGAGCCCTTCTTGCAGGAAGCCAAAAGGCGCCTCGAGGCCCTAAAGGGGTGA
- a CDS encoding metal-sulfur cluster assembly factor has translation MNLEAQAWNLLEAVYDPELGLDVVNLGLVYELKVEPPQAFVRMTLTTPGCPLHDSLGEAVRRALSALPGVEEVRVELTFDPPWTPARLSPEARRLLGWD, from the coding sequence ATGAACCTGGAAGCGCAAGCCTGGAACCTGCTCGAGGCGGTTTACGACCCGGAGCTGGGCCTGGACGTGGTGAACCTAGGCCTCGTTTACGAGCTCAAGGTAGAGCCTCCCCAAGCCTTTGTGCGCATGACCCTCACCACCCCGGGCTGCCCCTTGCACGACAGCCTGGGGGAGGCGGTGCGGCGGGCCTTGTCCGCCCTTCCGGGGGTGGAGGAGGTGCGGGTGGAGCTCACCTTTGACCCGCCCTGGACCCCGGCCCGGCTCTCCCCGGAGGCCAGGCGGCTTTTGGGTTGGGACTAG
- a CDS encoding DUF2249 domain-containing protein, producing the protein MELDVRDIPPRERHPRIFGVFDGLAPGESLVLVNDHDPKPLYYQLQAERPGAFAWEYLEAGPEVWRVRITRR; encoded by the coding sequence ATGGAGCTAGATGTGCGGGACATACCCCCAAGGGAGCGGCATCCCCGGATCTTCGGCGTATTTGACGGCCTTGCGCCGGGGGAGAGTTTGGTTTTGGTCAACGACCACGATCCCAAGCCCCTTTACTACCAGCTGCAGGCGGAGCGGCCCGGGGCCTTCGCTTGGGAGTACCTCGAGGCGGGCCCCGAGGTGTGGCGGGTGCGGATCACCCGGCGCTAG
- a CDS encoding protoglobin domain-containing protein, producing MSAVEVGMEALVLDLPPLPEEVFQDLLAFGGLTEEAKRAMRLDAERLLEGAASFVARVYDHLSRHPGTAKALGWEGRVPEEELYLRRAFFAAWFARTLGVDTSAEFAREIYRAGLWHGGLGPKGAFIPPEYVGLSFAQVGRYVAERVRDVRPWLVYLSAQEEVMRKGFDAALALKEGGAAVRFQALGLAQPALPKPLGLRALSVEEALRKVYAANPALRDLSLEPLFAEEEVGLWLEPKTLWRLRPRFAVLRNGRDVRYLEGLATPLAEGDTLTLLPPGR from the coding sequence ATGAGCGCCGTAGAGGTGGGGATGGAAGCCCTGGTGTTGGACCTGCCCCCTTTGCCCGAGGAGGTCTTCCAGGACCTCCTCGCCTTCGGAGGGCTCACCGAGGAGGCCAAGCGGGCCATGCGCCTGGATGCGGAAAGGCTTCTGGAAGGCGCCGCCTCCTTCGTGGCCCGGGTGTACGATCACCTAAGCCGCCACCCGGGCACTGCCAAGGCTCTGGGCTGGGAGGGGCGGGTGCCGGAGGAGGAGCTTTACCTGAGGCGGGCCTTTTTCGCCGCCTGGTTCGCCCGCACCCTGGGGGTGGATACCTCGGCGGAGTTCGCCCGGGAGATATACCGGGCGGGGCTTTGGCACGGGGGCTTGGGGCCAAAAGGGGCCTTCATTCCCCCGGAGTACGTGGGGCTTTCCTTCGCCCAGGTGGGGCGGTACGTGGCGGAAAGGGTGCGGGACGTGCGCCCTTGGCTCGTGTACCTCTCGGCCCAGGAGGAGGTGATGCGCAAGGGCTTTGACGCCGCTTTGGCCCTAAAGGAGGGGGGCGCTGCCGTGCGCTTCCAGGCCTTGGGCCTGGCCCAGCCCGCCTTGCCCAAGCCCCTTGGGTTGCGGGCGCTAAGCGTGGAGGAGGCCTTGCGCAAGGTTTACGCCGCGAACCCGGCTTTGCGGGACCTTTCCTTGGAGCCCCTCTTCGCCGAGGAGGAGGTGGGGCTTTGGCTGGAGCCCAAGACGCTTTGGCGCCTCAGGCCCCGGTTCGCCGTGCTGCGAAACGGCCGCGACGTGCGCTACCTGGAAGGGCTCGCCACGCCTCTGGCGGAGGGGGATACCCTTACCCTCCTGCCCCCCGGCCGTTAG
- a CDS encoding MFS transporter, translated as MRIVWTFLPPILGTRHLVTFSTLLLLIPLLGWGIAVQNPHTPYGLLLLLAFLAGIGGGNFSGFMPSTSYFFPKRLQGTALGFQAGIGNFGVSVVQFVTPWIIGFALFGSLLGGPQTFTPKPGVNQPIWLQNATFIWIPFVLVGAWLAWTFLRSVPVRANFREQFDIFRDKHTWIMTSLYIMTFGSFSGFSAIFPLLIREVYGKFDGAPDPLRYAFLGPLVGSLARVLAGPVSDRLGGARVTQVSAMGIFLSALLVTLFTRPTSLEQFPFFVLAMLLVFFFSGVGNASTFKQMPMIFPPRQAGGVLGWTAAIAAYGPFLFSTLAAYTQKATGGFTAFFYGLMVFYALNLFLNWYYYARKGAEKPC; from the coding sequence TTGCGCATCGTTTGGACCTTCCTGCCCCCAATTTTAGGCACCCGGCACCTGGTCACCTTTTCCACCTTGCTCCTCCTGATCCCCCTCCTAGGGTGGGGCATTGCCGTGCAAAATCCCCATACGCCGTATGGGTTGCTCCTTCTTCTCGCCTTCTTGGCGGGGATTGGTGGGGGGAACTTCTCGGGCTTTATGCCCTCTACCAGCTACTTCTTCCCCAAACGCCTTCAGGGAACGGCCTTGGGCTTTCAAGCGGGAATCGGCAACTTTGGGGTTTCCGTGGTGCAGTTCGTAACCCCTTGGATCATCGGTTTCGCCCTCTTCGGTTCCCTGCTGGGAGGCCCTCAGACCTTTACCCCTAAGCCCGGGGTCAACCAACCCATCTGGCTGCAAAACGCCACGTTTATCTGGATTCCCTTCGTGCTGGTGGGCGCCTGGCTCGCCTGGACCTTTTTGCGGAGCGTCCCGGTGCGGGCCAACTTCCGTGAGCAGTTTGACATCTTCCGCGACAAGCACACCTGGATCATGACCAGCCTCTACATCATGACCTTCGGCTCTTTCTCGGGCTTTTCCGCCATCTTCCCCTTGCTCATTCGGGAGGTCTACGGGAAGTTTGATGGCGCCCCTGATCCCTTGCGCTATGCCTTCCTTGGTCCCCTGGTGGGTTCCTTGGCCCGGGTGTTGGCCGGCCCCGTAAGCGACCGCTTGGGTGGGGCCAGGGTAACCCAGGTGTCCGCCATGGGGATCTTCCTCTCGGCCCTTTTGGTCACCCTCTTCACCCGGCCCACGTCCTTGGAGCAGTTCCCCTTCTTTGTGCTGGCCATGCTTCTGGTCTTCTTCTTTAGCGGGGTGGGCAACGCCAGCACCTTCAAGCAGATGCCCATGATCTTCCCCCCGAGGCAGGCGGGCGGGGTGCTCGGTTGGACGGCAGCCATCGCCGCTTACGGACCTTTCCTCTTCTCCACCCTCGCCGCTTACACCCAGAAGGCCACGGGAGGCTTCACCGCCTTCTTTTACGGCCTCATGGTCTTCTACGCCCTGAACCTCTTCCTGAACTGGTACTACTACGCCCGGAAGGGGGCGGAGAAGCCCTGCTGA